The following coding sequences lie in one Pseudomonadota bacterium genomic window:
- a CDS encoding hexose kinase yields MILTVGLTPAWQRVMRFSTLQLGEVNRTAEVVTCAAGKSVNAARALGQLAAPHHALSYAGGATGVAFQHDLTARRIAHTLVPTTAATRTCTTVLDGVTGSVTELVEEAAPVSGQELEAFCSAYRALVPQASVVVFSGSLPRGCSPELYRELLLEVGSRPTVVDAHGPALLAALAQRPSFVKPNRQELGRTLGRDLAEDTALRRAMHELNQRGARWVVVSDGPRPVWISGKSGSYRCAIPPVPLLNTIGCGDSLAAGLALGLHRGLRSLEAVRLGVAAAVANASTLLPAELDATRVDALVDTLRLD; encoded by the coding sequence ATGATCTTGACGGTCGGCCTGACGCCCGCCTGGCAGCGGGTGATGCGCTTTAGCACCCTGCAGCTCGGGGAGGTCAACCGCACTGCCGAGGTCGTGACCTGCGCGGCCGGAAAGTCGGTAAACGCGGCGCGTGCGCTCGGCCAGCTAGCGGCACCACACCACGCGCTGAGCTATGCCGGCGGCGCCACCGGCGTGGCCTTTCAGCACGATCTGACCGCGCGGCGTATCGCGCATACCCTTGTTCCCACGACAGCGGCGACGCGCACCTGCACCACGGTGCTCGACGGGGTCACGGGCAGCGTCACCGAGCTGGTCGAGGAGGCCGCGCCGGTCAGTGGGCAGGAGCTCGAGGCGTTCTGCAGCGCCTACCGCGCGCTGGTGCCGCAGGCGAGCGTGGTGGTCTTCAGCGGCTCGCTGCCGCGCGGCTGCTCGCCAGAGCTCTATCGCGAGCTGCTGCTCGAGGTGGGATCGAGACCGACCGTGGTCGATGCCCACGGGCCGGCCCTGCTGGCCGCGCTCGCGCAGCGGCCGAGCTTCGTCAAACCCAACCGCCAAGAGCTCGGTCGCACGCTGGGACGCGATCTCGCCGAGGACACGGCCCTGCGCCGCGCGATGCACGAGCTGAATCAGCGCGGCGCGCGCTGGGTCGTCGTCAGCGACGGGCCGCGCCCGGTCTGGATCAGCGGCAAGAGCGGAAGCTACCGCTGCGCGATTCCCCCCGTCCCCCTGCTCAACACCATCGGCTGTGGCGACAGCCTCGCCGCCGGGCTGGCCCTGGGGCTGCATCGCGGGCTGCGTTCACTCGAGGCCGTGCGCCTCGGGGTCGCCGCGGCCGTGGCCAACGCCAGCACGCTGCTGCCCGCCGAGCTCGACGCGACCCGCGTCGACGCTCTCGTCGACACGCTGCGCCTGGATTGA